The segment TGAACAATGAGCAGAATCCGGTTGATACATGCGTTATGTCTTGTCGCGTTGCCCGCGGCCCTCTTTTCGTGCGGGCCGTCGCAGCGGGGCGCCAATTCGGGGTCCATCTCGATCAAGGGCTCCGATACGATGCTTCACCTCGTGACCGGGTGGGCGGAAGCCTTCATGAAGACCCATCCCGGCAAGACCGTTACGGTGACGGGCGGCGGATCGGGGACGGGAATCGCCGCGTTGCTCAATGGAACAACCGATATCTGTTCCTCGTCGCGCGACCTCAAGGAAGAAGAGAAAGAGCAGGCGGCGAAAAAGGGCCTCAAGCTTAATGAGCATGCGGTCGCGCGAGACGGAATTGCGTTGGTGGTGAATACGGGTAACCCCATCAATGAACTCACCACCGAACAGATTCGGAAGATCTACACCGGTGAAATAACAAGCTGGGCGCAGGTGGGCGGTCCTGACGAAAAGGTCATAGCGCTTTCTCGCGAATCGAGCTCGGGCACGTACTTGTTCTTCCTGGAGCATGTTCTGAACAAGCAGGACTT is part of the Candidatus Hydrogenedentota bacterium genome and harbors:
- a CDS encoding phosphate ABC transporter substrate-binding protein; this translates as MSRIRLIHALCLVALPAALFSCGPSQRGANSGSISIKGSDTMLHLVTGWAEAFMKTHPGKTVTVTGGGSGTGIAALLNGTTDICSSSRDLKEEEKEQAAKKGLKLNEHAVARDGIALVVNTGNPINELTTEQIRKIYTGEITSWAQVGGPDEKVIALSRESSSGTYLFFLEHVLNKQDFRQDALLLPATSAILESVVDSPWAIGYVGLGYAKEAAGKVKVIGVKPETSKPAVVPSAETVRSGEYSIARLLFLFTAGEESAAVKEFVEFCSTPEGLAVISETGYITVN